The DNA region AAGAATGTAACTAAGGGGTACAAGCTTCTGATTCACTTTGGCTCCAAGGCAATGCATACCTATCTGAGTATGAATTTCAAATGCAAAATCAAGAGTAGTTGCTCCATGAGGTAAAATTTTAAGATCGCCTTTTGGAGTAAATACAAAGACTTCTTCATGAAACAGGTTGGTTCTGAAATCATCCATGAATTCCAGAGCAGAAGAATCATTTGTTTCGATCAGTTCTCTAACCTTCTTGATCCACTCTTCCAATCCTGATTCACTTTTACTTTGTGTAGCTTCTTTATATTTCCAATGAGCGGCATACCCCTTTTCTGCAATATCGTCCATTCTTTTAGTACGAATTTGTACTTCTACCCACTGACCAGATTTACTCATTACAGTTGTATGAAGGGATTCATAGCCGTTCGCTTTAGGAGTACTTATCCAGTCCCTCAGACGATCCGGATTCGGCTTATAAAAGTCAGTGACGATAGAATAAGCTTTCCAACATGCGGCTTTTTCATTTTCGTAAGGAGTATCAATTATAACTCGAATTGCAAAAAGGTCATAAACCTCTTCAAAGGGTGTATTTTGTTTCCTTATTTTATTCCAAATGGAGTAAATGGATTTAGGACGTCCCTTAACAATAAAGTCAAAATTTGATTTATCAAGAGCTGTTTGAAGCGGCTCGATAAAGTCTTTGATAAACTTATCTCTTGCAGCTTTTGTCTCATTAATCTTTCTTGCAATACCTCGGTAAACCTCAGGATCGGTATATTTCAAGTACAGATCTTCCAGTTCCGTTTTAATTGCATACAGACCAAGTCGGTGAGCCAAAGGAGCATACAGATAAATGGTTTCACTGGAAATTTTTAATTGTTTTTCACGGGGCATACTACCAAGCGTACGCATATTGTGAAGGCGGTCGGCCAGTTTAATTAAAATAACCCTGACATCATCTGACAGAGTAAGGATCATTTTCCGAAAGTTTTCAGCTTGTTGAGAACTTCCATGTTCAAAGACTCCCGAAATTTTAGTAAGTCCATCTATAATCCGGGCTACCTTTGGACCAAAATCTCTTTCAATATCACTTATTTCCAAATGAGTATCTTCTACAACATCATGAAGCAAAGCTGCAATGATTGAAGTAGTACCCAATCCGATTTCTTCCACTGCGATTTGAGCCACAGCCAAAGGGTGATATATATATGGCTCCCCTGAGCGTCGTCTCATATCCTTGT from Sporocytophaga myxococcoides includes:
- a CDS encoding RelA/SpoT family protein is translated as MQTVDIEKENKEIIRRYRKLLRHAKPFLKDDDAKIIKKAFFTSLQAHKDMRRRSGEPYIYHPLAVAQIAVEEIGLGTTSIIAALLHDVVEDTHLEISDIERDFGPKVARIIDGLTKISGVFEHGSSQQAENFRKMILTLSDDVRVILIKLADRLHNMRTLGSMPREKQLKISSETIYLYAPLAHRLGLYAIKTELEDLYLKYTDPEVYRGIARKINETKAARDKFIKDFIEPLQTALDKSNFDFIVKGRPKSIYSIWNKIRKQNTPFEEVYDLFAIRVIIDTPYENEKAACWKAYSIVTDFYKPNPDRLRDWISTPKANGYESLHTTVMSKSGQWVEVQIRTKRMDDIAEKGYAAHWKYKEATQSKSESGLEEWIKKVRELIETNDSSALEFMDDFRTNLFHEEVFVFTPKGDLKILPHGATTLDFAFEIHTQIGMHCLGAKVNQKLVPLSYILNNGDQVEILTSSKQKPSEDWLKFVVSSKARAKIKDCLKEEKKKIASDGKEIVLRKLHQMKLDLNTETLNQLLAYFNMKFPLDLYYDVAKGIIDPKEIKRFQEPKEIKKPEKKEIVEPKPQEPKRSGDPNADLLLIGDDMEKIDYKLAKCCNPIPGDDVFGFVTVNEGIKIHRTTCPNAIELMSHYGYRVVKAKWTAQKELAFLTGLKITGMDRVGIVNDITRIISNELKVNMRSITIETEDGMFEGRIMLFVHDTKHLNKLIMKLKKVQDVITVNRFES